Proteins co-encoded in one Coregonus clupeaformis isolate EN_2021a chromosome 17, ASM2061545v1, whole genome shotgun sequence genomic window:
- the LOC121585840 gene encoding LOW QUALITY PROTEIN: C3a anaphylatoxin chemotactic receptor-like (The sequence of the model RefSeq protein was modified relative to this genomic sequence to represent the inferred CDS: deleted 1 base in 1 codon; substituted 1 base at 1 genomic stop codon), whose product MAVMNLNSSNTSSLDTTSPYSGRLGLCCALGLPGNIAVLVFTLRCLSXRPNFTLCLILNLASSDILCLASVPVWIYTLLYGWTLGRATCKLATFLLYLSLYVNVLTVTLLGVQRYLQVLYPQIWNRLVRKGKVVLLLALWGLACALTTCYVGDGELKCRRLMGSDAERVAVLILETLLGFVVPFSELVTSYLCLHRWVNQTALFSSAKLTRLVTNVVVTFFILWVPVHIINMVDVAGVVLRPSQLEASTVLLRHRSTAACVVRSFTFVNSCLDPFASRKNWEQPKRSSERGDSGKQATKL is encoded by the exons ATGGCAGTCATG AACCTCAACTCATCCAACACCTCAAGCTTGGACACCACCTCCCCTTATTCGGGCCGCCTGGGTCTGTGCTGTGCATTGGGCCTCCCTGGTAACATAGCTGTCCTGGTGTTCACCCTGCGCTGCTTGTCCTGACGC CCCAACTTTACGCTGTGCCTAATACTGAACCTGGCGTCCTCCGACATCTTGTGCCTGGCCTCTGTGCCCGTGTGGATCTATACTCTCCTGTACGGCTGGACTCTGGGCCGTGCCACCTGCAAGTTAGCCACCTTCCTACTCTACCTCAGCCTGTACGTTAACGTGCTAACGGTCACTCTACTCGGTGTCCAGCGCTACCTCCAGGTGCTATACCCGCAGATTTGGAACCGGCTGGTGCGCAAGGGGAAGGTGGTGTTGCTCCTGGCCTTGTGGGGGCTCGCCTGCGCCCTGACTACTTGCTATGTGGGTGATGGCGAGCTCAAGTGCCGGAGACTCATGGGCTCCGATGCTGAAAGAGTAGCGGTCCTCATCTTGGAGACCCTTCTGGGGTTTGTGGTCCCGTTCTCTGAGCTGGTCACGTCCTATTTGTGCCTCCACCGCTGGGTGAACCAGACGGCGCTGTTCAGCAGCGCAAAGTTGACGCGGCTGGTTACCAATGTGGTGGTCACCTTCTTTATCCTCTGGGTCCCTGTGCACATCATCAACATGGTGGACGTTGCCGGTGTGGTGCTGCGGCCTTCCCAGCTAGAGGCGTCGACAGTGCTGCTGCGCCACAGGAGCACGGCAGCATGTGTCGTCCGGAGCTTCACATTTGTTAACAGCTGCCTGGACCCCTTCGCCTCGCGGAAGAACTGGGAGCAGCCCAAGAGGTCGTCTGAGAGGGGCGACAGTGGGAAGCAGGCCACAAAGCTCTGA